The following are encoded together in the Thunnus maccoyii chromosome 18, fThuMac1.1, whole genome shotgun sequence genome:
- the LOC121884914 gene encoding transmembrane protein 184B-like has protein sequence MSQLWRRDIPLSERLGNDSPVGLAPGAPATVAPQGSNSSWVPEAPVVTPEEPIFLMTSTAQTISGFFVWTALLITCHQIYMHLRYYSSPNEQRHIVRILFIVPIYAFDSWLSLLFFTNEEYYVYFDTVRDCYEAFVIYNFLSLCYEYLGGESAIMAEIRGKPIESSCMYGTCCLWGKTYSIGFLRFCKQATLQFCVVKPLMAVITVILQAFGKYRDGDFNVASGYLYVTIIYNISVSLSLYALFLFYFATRELLVPYSPVLKFFMVKSVIFLSFWQGMLLAILEKCGAIPQISSADFSVGEGTVAAGYQNFIICIEMFFAAVALRHAFTYKVYMDKRLDSYGRCAPMKSISSSLKETMNPGDMVQDAIHNFSPAYQQYTQQSTLERSGGPPLSRSHSNLSTRGDNEKTLLLSSDDEF, from the exons ATGAGTCAACTTTGGCGGCGAGACATACCCCTGTCAGAGAGGTTGGGGAATGACTCTCCTGTCGGCCTTGCCCCGGGGGCCCCAGCCACTGTGGCTCCACAAGGGTCCAACTCTTCGTGGGTACCAGAAGCCCCAGTGGTCACACCAGAAGAGCCAATTTTCCTCATGACCTCCACTGCCCAAACTATatcaggtttttttgtttggacAGCTCTTCTGATCACGTGTCACCAG ATCTACATGCACCTACGTTACTACAGCTCTCCAAATGAACAGAGGCACATAGTGAGGATCCTCTTCATAGTCCCCATCTATGCCTTTGACTCCTGGCTCAGTCTTCTTTTCTTCACCAATGAGGAGTATTATGTGTACTTTGACACAGTCCGAGACTGCTATGAAG CCTTTGTCATCTACAACTTCCTGAGTCTTTGTTATGAGTATCTGGGAGGAGAGAGCGCCATCATGGCTGAGATCAGAGGGAAACCTATTGA GTCGAGCTGCATGTACGGGACCTGTTGTCTGTGGGGAAAGACCTACTCCATTGGATTCCTCAGGTTTTGCAAACAG GCAACTCTCCAGTTCTGTGTGGTGAAACCGCTGATGGCAGTGATCACTGTCATTCTTCAGGCCTTCGGGAAATACAGAGATGGAGACTTCAA CGTGGCCAGCGGCTATCTGTATGTGACCATTATCTACAACATCTCCGTCAGCCTGTCGCTCTAcgctctcttcctcttctactTTGCCACACGTGAACTGCTTGTCCCGTACAGCCCTGTGCTCAAGTTCTTCATGGTCAAGTCAgtcatctttctctccttctggcAGG GGATGCTGCTGGCCATCCTGGAGAAATGTGGAGCCATCCCTCAGATCAGCTCTGCTGACTTCTCTGTGGGCGAGGGAACAGTTGCTGCCGGTTACCAAAACTTTATTATCTGCATTGAGATGTTCTTCGCTGCTGTTGCTTTGCGGCATGCCTTCACTTACAAGGTCTACATGGACAAAAGACTTGACTCATATG GCCGCTGTGCCCCAATGAAGAGCATTTCCAGCAGCCTGAAGGAGACCATGAATCCAGGGGACATGGTCCAGGATGCCATCCATAACTTCTCCCCGGCTTATCAGCAGTACACCCAGCAGTCCACACTGGAGCGAAGTGGAGGGCCACCTCTCTCCCGCAGCCACAGTAACCTCAGCACCCGCGGGGACAATGAAAAGACCCTGCTGCTCAGCTCCGACGACGAGTTCTga